Proteins co-encoded in one Ziziphus jujuba cultivar Dongzao chromosome 9, ASM3175591v1 genomic window:
- the LOC132805425 gene encoding expansin-A20 → MGSLQAKLVFLILLQASCNIIATKDEEWKTASATYTKETDGSIITEGACGYGDLHKISYGKYSAGLSSILFNRGSTCGACYELRCVDHILWCLQGSPSIILTATDFCPPNFGLSADYGGWCNFPKEHFEMSEAAFAEIAEKKADIVPVQYRRVKCERRGGLRFTVSGSSHFYQVLITNVGLDGEVVAVKVKGSKTGWIPMSRNWGQFWQSNVNMKGQPLSFEVTTSGGRTLTSYNVAPANWEFGQTFEGKQF, encoded by the exons ATGGGTTCTCTTCAAGCCAAACTTGTCTTCTTGATTCTACTGCAAGCTTCATGCAATATTATTGCTACCAAGGATGAAGAATGGAAAACTGCTTCTGCAACGTACACCAAAGAAACAGATGGATCTATCATTACTG AAGGTGCTTGTGGTTATGGGGACCTTCACAAAATAAGCTATGGGAAGTATAGTGCTGGATTAAGCAGCATTTTGTTCAATAGAGGTAGTACCTGTGGGGCTTGCTATGAACTAAGATGTGTTGATCACATCTTGTGGTGCTTACAAGGTAGCCCATCAATTATCCTCACTGCTACAGATTTCTGCCCCCCAAACTTTGGTCTTTCAGCAGATTATGGTGGTTGGTGCAATTTCCCCAAGGAACATTTTGAGATGTCAGAGGCAGCATTTGCTGAAATTGCAGAGAAAAAAGCAGATATTGTGCCAGTTCAGTATAGAAG GGTGAAGTGTGAGAGGAGAGGTGGGCTGAGATTCACGGTGAGTGGAAGTTCTCACTTCTACCAAGTTTTAATTACTAATGTGGGACTGGATGGTGAAGTGGTTGCTGTGAAAGTGAAGGGATCAAAAACAGGGTGGATACCAATGTCCAGAAACTGGGGACAATTTTGGCAAAGCAATGTCAACATGAAAGGGCAGCCTCTATCTTTCGAAGTCACCACCAGTGGTGGAAGAACACTTACGTCTTACAATGTTGCTCCAGCAAATTGGGAGTTTGGCCAGACATTTGAAGGGAAACAGTTCTAA
- the LOC132805427 gene encoding pentatricopeptide repeat-containing protein At1g62350-like, giving the protein MRLIMVSSAITQPLSLFNSQLQWLRFARPKKRRWVVTMRDRSNNPRPLQKGRNLSIEAIQTVQTLKRSKKDLHHFEQAFDSKFRRLLKLDMMSVLRELLRQNECVLALKVFEEIRREIWYKPQVLLYSDMIQVLGSSGFVKEVELLYFYLKNETNLKPEVEGFNALLRALLGLSFIELAMECYCLMKQVGCEPDRSTFRILVNGLEAMGETTASGIVRMDAQKYYGESLDFLDDEK; this is encoded by the exons ATGAGATTGATAATGGTCTCCTCTGCCATAACTCAACCGCTCTCGCTCTTCAACTCTCAGCTTCAATGGCTGCGATTCGCGAGACCCAAGAAACGGAGATGGGTTGTGACGATGAGAGACCGAAGCAACAATCCGAGGCCATTGCAGAAGGGAAGGAACCTCAGCATCGAGGCAATCCAGACCGTTCAGACCCTGAAGAGATCCAAGAAGGATCTTCACCATTTTGAGCAAGCTTTCGATTCCAAGTTCAGACGTTTACTGAAGCTCGACATGATGTCCGTACTCCGCGAACTTCTCCGCCAGAACGAGTGCGTTTTGGCTCTCAAG GTTTTTGAGGAGATTCGGAGGGAAATTTGGTATAAGCCTCAAGTTTTGTTGTATTCTGATATGATTCAAGTATTGGGTAGCAGTGGGTTTGTGAAGGAAGTTGAACTCCTTTACTTTTACTTGAAAAATGAGACTAATTTGAAGCCTGAAGTTGAAGGTTTCAATGCtctgttgagagctttactggGTTTGAGCTTCATTGAGCTGGCAATGGAGTGCTATTGTTTGATGAAACAGGTAGGGTGTGAACCAGATAGGTCAACTTTTAGAATACTTGTGAATGGTTTAGAAGCAATGGGAGAGACAACTGCTTCAGGTATTGTCAGAATGGATGCTCAAAAGTACTATGGTGAATCTCTGGACTTTCTGGATGACGAAAAGTAA